The following coding sequences lie in one Stenotrophomonas rhizophila genomic window:
- the aroQ gene encoding type II 3-dehydroquinate dehydratase: MAKLLVLHGPNLNLLGTREPGVYGHTTLAQIDQALLAQANAAGHDVESLQSNAEHHLVDRVQAAREDGTAFILINPAAFTHTSVALRDALAAVDVPFIEIHLSNPHAREPFRQHSYFSDKAVGVICGFGADSYRYAMDAALTRLQGTRA, from the coding sequence ATGGCGAAACTGCTGGTCCTGCATGGCCCCAACCTCAACCTGCTCGGCACACGCGAGCCGGGGGTGTATGGGCACACCACGCTGGCGCAGATCGACCAGGCCCTGCTGGCCCAGGCGAACGCCGCCGGGCATGACGTGGAGAGCCTGCAGTCCAACGCCGAACACCACCTGGTGGACCGCGTGCAGGCCGCCCGTGAAGACGGCACCGCCTTCATCCTGATCAACCCGGCTGCGTTCACCCATACCTCGGTGGCCCTGCGCGATGCGCTGGCCGCGGTGGACGTGCCGTTCATCGAAATCCACCTGTCCAACCCGCATGCGCGCGAGCCGTTCCGCCAGCACAGCTATTTCAGCGACAAGGCGGTGGGCGTGATCTGCGGCTTTGGGGCCGACAGCTACCGCTACGCGATGGATGCCGCCCTGACCCGCCTGCAGGGCACGCGCGCCTGA